Proteins found in one Cellulomonas palmilytica genomic segment:
- the htpX gene encoding zinc metalloprotease HtpX translates to MTTRHHFNGLKTAALFGVMWAVLLGLGWILGRGTSRFVLLFAGLGVLMTAVSYWNSDKIAIRTMQAVPVTEVEQPAMYRIVRELSTRAGQPMPRLYVSPTMAPNAFATGRNPRNAAVCCTSGILQILDERELRGVLGHELQHVYNRDILTSSVAAAVAGVITSLAQFAFFFGGGGDRREGANPIAGLLMVVLAPFAAMMIQMAISRTREFDADEDGASLTGDPLALASALRKLEAGTKARPLPQDQRLENVSHLMIANPFKGAGVARLFATHPPMAERIARLEAQAGTQGGITRY, encoded by the coding sequence ATGACGACTCGGCACCACTTCAACGGCCTCAAGACGGCGGCCCTGTTCGGCGTCATGTGGGCGGTGCTGCTGGGGCTGGGCTGGATCCTGGGCCGCGGCACGTCGCGGTTCGTCCTGCTGTTCGCCGGGCTCGGCGTGCTCATGACGGCCGTCAGCTACTGGAACTCCGACAAGATCGCGATCCGCACCATGCAGGCGGTCCCCGTGACCGAGGTCGAGCAGCCCGCGATGTACCGCATCGTGCGTGAGCTCTCCACCCGCGCGGGCCAGCCCATGCCGCGCCTGTACGTCTCGCCGACCATGGCGCCCAACGCGTTCGCCACGGGCCGCAACCCGCGCAACGCCGCCGTGTGCTGCACGTCCGGGATCCTGCAGATCCTCGACGAGCGCGAGCTGCGCGGCGTGCTCGGGCACGAGCTGCAGCACGTCTACAACCGCGACATCCTCACGTCGTCCGTCGCCGCCGCGGTCGCCGGCGTCATCACGTCGCTCGCGCAGTTCGCGTTCTTCTTCGGCGGCGGCGGGGACCGGCGCGAGGGCGCCAACCCCATCGCGGGGCTGCTGATGGTCGTCCTCGCCCCGTTCGCCGCGATGATGATCCAGATGGCGATCAGCCGCACGCGCGAGTTCGACGCCGACGAGGACGGCGCGAGCCTCACCGGCGACCCGCTCGCGCTCGCGTCCGCGCTGCGCAAGCTCGAGGCCGGCACCAAGGCCCGCCCGCTGCCGCAGGACCAGCGGCTCGAGAACGTCTCGCACCTCATGATCGCCAACCCGTTCAAGGGCGCCGGCGTCGCGCGGCTGTTCGCGACGCACCCGCCCATGGCGGAGCGCATCGCCCGCCTCGAGGCCCAGGCGGGTACGCAGGGCGGCATCACCCGCTACTGA